TCCAAAGGCTATTATCATCCTGATATAGTTCCGGTTTACTGGGATATTTTGAAAGATTTGGGCCAAAAAGAATTGATTAACTCTCCTAAGCAAGTGCGTGATGAAATAAAAATTCGCAATAGACCTTCACAAACAGAAAATACAACAGAGCAAGAAAGGTTTTTATATGATTGGTCACGTTTAAAGGGAAATGAATGTTTTTTAAAGAATGATTTAAATGGAATTGAAGTGTTTTTTAGACAGGTTCAGACAGTGTATGAAAAAGTAAAGCTAGAACATACCAAAATCCTGCAAACGAAAAACAAGAGGTTTAGATGGCCTAAGAAAGAACCTGTTTCAGATGAAGATATGTTTGTGATTGCAACTGTTCTTTATTATCAGAAATATGTTCCAACACATGATTATGTTCTGGTTACTAAAGAAACTTTTGATTTAGTTCCAAGACATTTTAAACCAATGAAAATCCCACATCTCTGTAAAGAATTAGGGATTGAATGGATGGATGATTTTAAATTTATAATGGAGATTGGAATTAAATTTGATAGTTCAAATTATACATATAGGAGGTAAGTACTCTAATTTAATACATAGCTAATATTGTAATTAATAAGGAGATTTGCCTGCAAATAGCTTACAAATGAAAAGCCGCCAACAGTTTAAGTTTCTGAAAACGGCTTCATCCCTTGTGGGCCCACCAGGGCTTGAACCTGGGACCCCCTGATTATGAGTCAGGTGCTCTAACCAACTGAGCTATGGGCCCAATAAATCTTTTATTATTTTTTGGGACTGCAATTTTAATGATTTGTAATGAAACTACCAAAAATATTTTATAAATATCTGTTTTTTATGATAAGATATTTTTTCGTTTTTTATTAAAAGAAACTATATTTATAATTTAGTATCAGCAAAAAAACTACTAAAAATCTAAGTGTTTGATAAGAAAACGTTAAGAACAAGGCTTGCGAAGTCTTAAAACCAGGAGTTTACTAAAGTAAATGACTGATTTTAAGACGAGTATAACACAGTTATTGGCGTTTTATTACAAACACTAATTATGAATTTATTATCAACAAATATTATATGCTGAGCGGGTATAAATATGCACTGTCGAAGTATAAAAATATTATATTCGATTTTGGAGGTGTAATTATTGATATTGATTATCAATTAACCTATAATGCTTTTAAAAAAGCAGGTATTAATGATTTCAATCTATTGTTTTCTCGTGTAAAACAAACGGAACTGTTCGATGATTTTGAAAAAGGCTTAATCTCTCCTAATGAATTTCGAAAAAACATTAAAACCATTTGTAATATTAACATATCAAACGAAGAATTTGATTTTGCATGGAATAGTTTATTGGTTGGTATTCCGAAAGAACGAATTCTGTTATTGGAAAAATTAAGAAAAAATTACAGAATATTTTTGCTAAGTAATACTAATAAAATACATTACGACTGTTTTATTGATGAGTTAAGAAAAAATTTTGGATATAATAAATTCAGCGATATTTTTGAAAAAGATTACTTTTCTTTTAAGTTAGCCATTAAAAAACCCGATTTGAAAATTTTTGAAATGGTTCTTAGTCAAAATTGTCTAAAACCTTCTGAAACTCTTTTTATTGATGACACACCAATACATATTGAAGCTGCAAAAAATTTGGGCGTTGATTGTTGTTTGCTAAATAACAACCATAATATTACTGATATCTTGAAATAAAAAAGAGGACTTTTCGTCCTCCTTAATTTTGAGTTATTTCTTTTTAAAAGTTTCTGTTTTTATATCGTAGTTGATAAAATAAGTATCACTTTTTAATCTTGAAATATTTATTTTTGCCCCAAAGCCTTTTAAAACAAGATTTCCGTAATAATCATATATTTCATACATTGTTTCGTTTGAAAAAACAATTTCTGTTGTGGGTTTTTCAGGAGAATATGTTACAGGAGGAGACATTGACCTGAAAGTTGCTTCTTTTGAATATCGGGGTTTTTTTGTATAATCAATTTGTTTTACCCTAAATTTATTTATGCCTGAATGAGGTTTAACTTTAATAGAATAATTATTAGTTCCGGAAGTTCCGTTCCCTTGTACTTTTCCGACTCTAACCCATTTATTCCAGCGAAATTGTTCAACAGTATAAGTTAACTGTCCTGACTCACTTGTTGTTGTCCATTTTAATGTTCCGCCTTTTTCTACTTTAATTAGAGATACAATAAAAGTGCTTTTAGGTTTAAGAACTTCTGGATTTAATATTTTTGGCAAGCAATTTTCTTTGTGCTTTATTATAATAATAATTTTATCCCCTTTGTTAAATTGAAATACTGACAGATCAATTTCAAAAGCACTTGAATTAATTTCATCTGTACTTACCTGTCCGTTAACTATAACCTCATAAATACAGAAGCCTACACCCGAAGATGCAAATGGATTCATTACATAAATGTTTTTGCCTTGATAAATGCCTTCAAGAACAATTTCACCGGCAAAAGAAGAAAAGACAGAAGTAATAAGTATTATAAATAAAATCAGTTTTTTATTCATTATTATTATTTATTTTTTTCTAAAGGCAAAAATGAATATATATTACTAAAAATCAAAGCTAATATAAATATTTTTTTAAATGAAACGAACATAAATTTATTTTCAATAAATATAAATACAAATTATTATTTTACCGAAATAAGTGAAAATAATTCGTGCTAAATTCGTAAGTTCGTAATAATTATCTATATGCTTGCGAATTTAAAATATTATTATTAAAATAAAACAAAATGGGTGCATTTCACGCTTACGATATTAGAGGAGTATATAATAAAGATTTTAATAAACACGATGTTTATAAAATCGGGTATTTTTTACCAAAACTTTTAAAAGCTAAAAAAATCCTCGTTGGTAGAGATGTGAGAGTTTCTTCAGATGAAGTATTTAAATATCTCACAAAAGGCATAACAGATTATGGTGCAGATGTTTATAATATTGGTCTATCCACAACCCCAATGGTATATTATTCTACGGCAAAACATAATTTTGATGCTTCTGTTCAGATTACTGCCTCTCATAATTCAAAAGAATATAATGGTTTAAAAGTTTCAAGAACAAATGCACTCCCTGTAGGATATGATACAGGATTAAAAGAAATTGAAAGAATGATGAAAGAAGAAAAAATTGTTATTTCTGAAAAGAAAGGAAAGGTAATTAATTTTGATGTTAGAAATGAATATGTTTTATTCCTGAAAAAGTATAAAAGTAATCTTTCAAATCTGAAAATAGGTATTGACTGCTCAAACGGTATGGCTGCTTTGTTGATAAAAGAATTGTTGGGAAATGAACCTGTATATATCTTTGATGAGCTTGATGGAACATTTCCAAACCATGAAGCAAACCCATTAGTCATTGAAAATGTTAAAGATCTACAAAATCTTGTAATAGAAAAAAAATGTGATATTGGAGTTATTTTTGATGGCGATGCCGACCGTGTAATGTTTGTTGATGAAAAAGGAAAATTTATTTCTCCGGATCTTATGATTGCATTAATGGCTCCTTATTTTCTCACAGAAAACAAAAAAGAACGGGTTTTGCAGGACATTCGTACATCAAAAGCTGTTGGGGAATACATTAGAAAATTTGGTGGAGAA
The sequence above is a segment of the Bacteroidales bacterium genome. Coding sequences within it:
- a CDS encoding phosphomannomutase/phosphoglucomutase, with the protein product MGAFHAYDIRGVYNKDFNKHDVYKIGYFLPKLLKAKKILVGRDVRVSSDEVFKYLTKGITDYGADVYNIGLSTTPMVYYSTAKHNFDASVQITASHNSKEYNGLKVSRTNALPVGYDTGLKEIERMMKEEKIVISEKKGKVINFDVRNEYVLFLKKYKSNLSNLKIGIDCSNGMAALLIKELLGNEPVYIFDELDGTFPNHEANPLVIENVKDLQNLVIEKKCDIGVIFDGDADRVMFVDEKGKFISPDLMIALMAPYFLTENKKERVLQDIRTSKAVGEYIRKFGGEMHMWRVGRAYASIKLREIDGIYGGELAGHYYFRDFYYSDSGIMACLIILNVVSKLKNKGKKLSEAISEIVGYENSGEINFRIENKKQAMDAIKDHFINIEKPLEFYDFDGYRIEYKDWWFNVRPSNTEPYLRLLVEATTTELLNEKVSVIKNILTDFI
- a CDS encoding DUF4411 family protein; this encodes MKKYILDTNVYIEASKGYYHPDIVPVYWDILKDLGQKELINSPKQVRDEIKIRNRPSQTENTTEQERFLYDWSRLKGNECFLKNDLNGIEVFFRQVQTVYEKVKLEHTKILQTKNKRFRWPKKEPVSDEDMFVIATVLYYQKYVPTHDYVLVTKETFDLVPRHFKPMKIPHLCKELGIEWMDDFKFIMEIGIKFDSSNYTYRR
- a CDS encoding HAD family phosphatase, whose amino-acid sequence is MLSGYKYALSKYKNIIFDFGGVIIDIDYQLTYNAFKKAGINDFNLLFSRVKQTELFDDFEKGLISPNEFRKNIKTICNINISNEEFDFAWNSLLVGIPKERILLLEKLRKNYRIFLLSNTNKIHYDCFIDELRKNFGYNKFSDIFEKDYFSFKLAIKKPDLKIFEMVLSQNCLKPSETLFIDDTPIHIEAAKNLGVDCCLLNNNHNITDILK